A genome region from Littorina saxatilis isolate snail1 linkage group LG16, US_GU_Lsax_2.0, whole genome shotgun sequence includes the following:
- the LOC138949754 gene encoding P2X purinoceptor 7-like codes for MNTIFNHTSFEPELSDAEVEETPDRDDFSESLDRLMSTNWCQCANCAGMGSIRECRCCQEIPEMESLTVSTGVGCITDHPGFRSVCLDHYVLETCYHWYNQQYGRAIQDANERYRYVAYRMLVRWVWKWLGRDIRVTLPACAVARIREQFPSADGQYVGYRDPE; via the exons ATGAACACGATCTTCAACCATACCAGTTTTGAACCTGAGCTGTCCGATGCTGAGGTTGAGGAAACACCCGACAGAGACGATTTTAGCGAGTCTCTCGATCGTTTGATGTCCACCAACTG gtgtcagTGCGCAAACTGTGCAGGCATGGGCTCAATCCGAGAATGCCGCTGTTGTCAAGAAATTCCAGAAATGGAATCACTGACAGTAAGCACAGGGGTGGGCTGCATCACTGACCACCCTGGATTCAGATCAGTGTGCTTGGACCACTATGTCTTGGAGACATGCTATCACTGGTACAACCAGCAGTATGGGAGGGCTATACAGGATGCTAATGA gCGGTATCGGTATGTAGCTTACCGCATGCTTGTGCGGTGGGTCTGGAAATGGCTGGGGAGAGACATCAGGGTCACCTTACCAGCTTGTGCGGTTGCAAGAATTAGAGAACAGTTTCCTAGTGCAGATGGGCAGTACGTGGGTTATAGGGACCCAGAGTAA